In a genomic window of Phacochoerus africanus isolate WHEZ1 chromosome 6, ROS_Pafr_v1, whole genome shotgun sequence:
- the VTCN1 gene encoding V-set domain-containing T-cell activation inhibitor 1 isoform X1: MERRSNFLSLSLSLHSIISIIIILAGAIAFIIGFGISGRHSITVTTLTSAGNIGEDGILSCTFEPDIKLSDIVIQWLKEGVTGLVHEFKKGKDDLSDQDEMFRGRTAVFADQVIVGNASLRLKNVQLTDAGTYKCYIITSKGKGNAKLEYKTGAFSIPEVNVDSNASSESLRCEAPRWFPQPTVVWTSQVDQGANFSEVSDTSFELNPENVTMKVVSVLYNVTINTTYSCMIENDIAKATGDIRVTDSEIKRQSHLQLLNSKASLCLSSFVAISWVLLPLCPYLMLK; the protein is encoded by the exons ATGGAACGAAGAAGTaatttcctgtctctctctctctctctccatagcATTATTAGCATCATCATTATTCTGGCTGGAGCAATTGCATTTATCATCGGTTTTGGTATTTCAG GAAGACATTCGATCACAGTCACCACTCTCACCTCAGCTGGGAACATCGGGGAGGATGGAATCCTGAGCTGCACTTTTGAACCTGACATCAAACTCTCTGATATCGTGATACAGTGGCTGAAGGAAGGTGTTACGGGCTTGGTCCACGAGTTCAAAAAAGGCAAAGATGACCTGTCAGACCAGGATGAGATGTTCAGAGGCCGGACAGCAGTGTTTGCTGATCAAGTGATAGTTGGCAATGCCTCTCTGAGGCTGAAAAATGTGCAACTCACAGATGCTGGTACATATAAATGTTACATCATCACTTCTAAAGGCAAGGGGAATGCTAAGCTCGAGTATAAAACTGGAG CATTCAGCATCCCAGAGGTGAATGTGGACTCTAACGCCAGCTCAGAGAGCTTACGATGTGAGGCTCCCCGATGGTTTCCCCAGCCTACGGTGGTCTGGACATCCCAGGTTGACCAGGGAGCCAACTTCTCAGAAGTGTCCGACACCAGCTTTGAGCTGAACCCTGAGAATGTCACCATGAAGGTTGTGTCCGTGCTCTACAACGTCACAATCAACACCACATACTCCTGTATGATTGAAAACGACATTGCCAAAGCCACAGGGGATATCAGAGTGACAG ACTCTGAGATTAAAAGGCAAAGTCACCTACAGCTGCTGAACTCAAAGGCTTCCTTgtgtttgtcttcttttgttgCCATCAGCTGGGTACTCCTGCCTCTCTGTCCTTACCTGATGCTAAAATAA
- the VTCN1 gene encoding V-set domain-containing T-cell activation inhibitor 1 isoform X3: protein MERRSNFLSLSLSLHSIISIIIILAGAIAFIIGFGISGRHSITVTTLTSAGNIGEDGILSCTFEPDIKLSDIVIQWLKEGVTGLVHEFKKGKDDLSDQDEMFRGRTAVFADQVIVGNASLRLKNVQLTDAGTYKCYIITSKGKGNAKLEYKTGAFSIPEVNVDSNASSESLRCEAPRWFPQPTVVWTSQVDQGANFSEVSDTSFELNPENVTMKVVSVLYNVTINTTYSCMIENDIAKATGDIRVTAFITLS, encoded by the exons ATGGAACGAAGAAGTaatttcctgtctctctctctctctctccatagcATTATTAGCATCATCATTATTCTGGCTGGAGCAATTGCATTTATCATCGGTTTTGGTATTTCAG GAAGACATTCGATCACAGTCACCACTCTCACCTCAGCTGGGAACATCGGGGAGGATGGAATCCTGAGCTGCACTTTTGAACCTGACATCAAACTCTCTGATATCGTGATACAGTGGCTGAAGGAAGGTGTTACGGGCTTGGTCCACGAGTTCAAAAAAGGCAAAGATGACCTGTCAGACCAGGATGAGATGTTCAGAGGCCGGACAGCAGTGTTTGCTGATCAAGTGATAGTTGGCAATGCCTCTCTGAGGCTGAAAAATGTGCAACTCACAGATGCTGGTACATATAAATGTTACATCATCACTTCTAAAGGCAAGGGGAATGCTAAGCTCGAGTATAAAACTGGAG CATTCAGCATCCCAGAGGTGAATGTGGACTCTAACGCCAGCTCAGAGAGCTTACGATGTGAGGCTCCCCGATGGTTTCCCCAGCCTACGGTGGTCTGGACATCCCAGGTTGACCAGGGAGCCAACTTCTCAGAAGTGTCCGACACCAGCTTTGAGCTGAACCCTGAGAATGTCACCATGAAGGTTGTGTCCGTGCTCTACAACGTCACAATCAACACCACATACTCCTGTATGATTGAAAACGACATTGCCAAAGCCACAGGGGATATCAGAGTGACAG CTTTCATCACCCTCTCCTGA
- the VTCN1 gene encoding V-set domain-containing T-cell activation inhibitor 1 isoform X2 translates to MASLGQVVFWSIISIIIILAGAIAFIIGFGISGRHSITVTTLTSAGNIGEDGILSCTFEPDIKLSDIVIQWLKEGVTGLVHEFKKGKDDLSDQDEMFRGRTAVFADQVIVGNASLRLKNVQLTDAGTYKCYIITSKGKGNAKLEYKTGAFSIPEVNVDSNASSESLRCEAPRWFPQPTVVWTSQVDQGANFSEVSDTSFELNPENVTMKVVSVLYNVTINTTYSCMIENDIAKATGDIRVTDSEIKRQSHLQLLNSKASLCLSSFVAISWVLLPLCPYLMLK, encoded by the exons cATTATTAGCATCATCATTATTCTGGCTGGAGCAATTGCATTTATCATCGGTTTTGGTATTTCAG GAAGACATTCGATCACAGTCACCACTCTCACCTCAGCTGGGAACATCGGGGAGGATGGAATCCTGAGCTGCACTTTTGAACCTGACATCAAACTCTCTGATATCGTGATACAGTGGCTGAAGGAAGGTGTTACGGGCTTGGTCCACGAGTTCAAAAAAGGCAAAGATGACCTGTCAGACCAGGATGAGATGTTCAGAGGCCGGACAGCAGTGTTTGCTGATCAAGTGATAGTTGGCAATGCCTCTCTGAGGCTGAAAAATGTGCAACTCACAGATGCTGGTACATATAAATGTTACATCATCACTTCTAAAGGCAAGGGGAATGCTAAGCTCGAGTATAAAACTGGAG CATTCAGCATCCCAGAGGTGAATGTGGACTCTAACGCCAGCTCAGAGAGCTTACGATGTGAGGCTCCCCGATGGTTTCCCCAGCCTACGGTGGTCTGGACATCCCAGGTTGACCAGGGAGCCAACTTCTCAGAAGTGTCCGACACCAGCTTTGAGCTGAACCCTGAGAATGTCACCATGAAGGTTGTGTCCGTGCTCTACAACGTCACAATCAACACCACATACTCCTGTATGATTGAAAACGACATTGCCAAAGCCACAGGGGATATCAGAGTGACAG ACTCTGAGATTAAAAGGCAAAGTCACCTACAGCTGCTGAACTCAAAGGCTTCCTTgtgtttgtcttcttttgttgCCATCAGCTGGGTACTCCTGCCTCTCTGTCCTTACCTGATGCTAAAATAA
- the VTCN1 gene encoding V-set domain-containing T-cell activation inhibitor 1 isoform X4, translated as MFRGRTAVFADQVIVGNASLRLKNVQLTDAGTYKCYIITSKGKGNAKLEYKTGAFSIPEVNVDSNASSESLRCEAPRWFPQPTVVWTSQVDQGANFSEVSDTSFELNPENVTMKVVSVLYNVTINTTYSCMIENDIAKATGDIRVTDSEIKRQSHLQLLNSKASLCLSSFVAISWVLLPLCPYLMLK; from the exons ATGTTCAGAGGCCGGACAGCAGTGTTTGCTGATCAAGTGATAGTTGGCAATGCCTCTCTGAGGCTGAAAAATGTGCAACTCACAGATGCTGGTACATATAAATGTTACATCATCACTTCTAAAGGCAAGGGGAATGCTAAGCTCGAGTATAAAACTGGAG CATTCAGCATCCCAGAGGTGAATGTGGACTCTAACGCCAGCTCAGAGAGCTTACGATGTGAGGCTCCCCGATGGTTTCCCCAGCCTACGGTGGTCTGGACATCCCAGGTTGACCAGGGAGCCAACTTCTCAGAAGTGTCCGACACCAGCTTTGAGCTGAACCCTGAGAATGTCACCATGAAGGTTGTGTCCGTGCTCTACAACGTCACAATCAACACCACATACTCCTGTATGATTGAAAACGACATTGCCAAAGCCACAGGGGATATCAGAGTGACAG ACTCTGAGATTAAAAGGCAAAGTCACCTACAGCTGCTGAACTCAAAGGCTTCCTTgtgtttgtcttcttttgttgCCATCAGCTGGGTACTCCTGCCTCTCTGTCCTTACCTGATGCTAAAATAA